A genomic segment from Rhinatrema bivittatum chromosome 19, aRhiBiv1.1, whole genome shotgun sequence encodes:
- the RAVER1 gene encoding ribonucleoprotein PTB-binding 1 isoform X1 yields MAAAAATGSMWGSGGGSRSPPEEEEEEEEEEEEEEEDVGVQRQRRAEEELAPLRPQDIEARLERTRREFFNRRKILLKNLPADVTNQDVHDMLRDYELKYCFVDKYKGTAFVTLLNGEQAESAIQEFHQSILRDKEISVQLQPTDALLCIANLPQAYTQQQLEELVRPFGNLERCFLVYSEQTGHPKGYGFVEYMKKDSAARAKSDLLGKQLGTRTLYVHWTDVNQLTYDLIHSKCLCVEKLPHGYSDVAELREIFSAICPPIFCQLAYGQDGQFKGFAILEYESSEIAEMVQQQTDGLRLAGYHIRVSFCAPGPPGRSMLAALIAAQATALNRGKGLLPDPNILQILNSLGTSASLQLLLNPLVHGAMGGKQGILGAAPAVPLLTSPVLSTALLQLALQGQTQPQQNALPWGGPSLDPAPAGQGKPKPGILGESPRGSLQQNALGLSNPPGPQPRQKMMGELPSVGCLPSDIPQGSLAGPLHSFQGQLGRDRESPRMGAPSPHHLPPPPIPQPALQGLPTSVLGSLISGLQKQKRVESAAALPGVSSPPPPPPPLTWPGVGGRGSACRQEQIAELKASLLGDPPRDFKVPHSPLLNVQGFRPSGNMTGGPSNPLPFKQKLGALGNASSSRLPPAPLSEPSLSPLGFRPDSLSFDYQQEVTHRMYPHSRERASSSLGGLGHSRHKIPSPPSGFSERSSAGHPGAPYFSGSPSSYFTSGVQAGLQQSNLSKALRMSPGDPGAGVLGLGYSSPSSSNLLKTPIGGQKRSFSHLIPSPEPSPEGGYVGQHSQGLGGHYADSYLKRKRIF; encoded by the exons ATGGCGGCGGCGGCTGCTACGGGGTCGATGTGGGGCAGCGGCGGCGGGTCTCGGAGTCCCccggaggaagaggaagaagaagaggaggaggaggaagaggaagaagaggacgTGGGAGTCCAGCGGCAGCGGCGGGCGGAGGAGGAACTGGCGCCCCTGAGGCCGCAGGACATCGAGGCCCGGCTGGAGCGCACCCGCCGCGAGTTCTTCAACCGTCGCAAGATCCTCCTGAAGAACCTGCCCGCCGACGTCACCAACCAG GATGTTCACGATATGCTGCGTGACTATGAGCTCAAATACTGTtttgtggacaagtacaaaggaACGG CCTTTGTGACATTGCTGAATGGGGAGCAAGCGGAGTCTGCTATCCAGGAGTTCCACCAGAGCATCCTGCGGGACAAGGAGATCTCGGTGCAGCTGCAGCCCACAGACGCCCTCCTCTGCATTGCCAACTTGCCCCAGGCCTACACGCAGCAGCAGTTGGAGGAGTTGGTCCGGCCCTTCGGCAACTTGGAGCGCTGCTTCCTGGTGTACAGCGAGCAGACGGGCCACCCAAAGGGCTACGGCTTCGTGGAGTACATGAAGAAGGACTCCGCCGCCCGGGCCAAGTCGGATCTGCTGGGCAAGCAACTGGGCACACGGACTCTGTATGTCCACTGGACGGATGTCAACCAGCTGACCTATGACCTCATCCACTCCAAGTGCCTGTGTGTGGAGAAATTGCCCCACGGTTACAGCGACGTGGCGGAGCTCAGGGAGATTTTCTCGGCCATCTGTCCACCCATTTTCTGTCAG CTGGCTTACGGCCAGGATGGGCAGTTTAAAGGATTTGCCATTCTGGAGTACGAGTCTTCGGAGATAGCAGAAATGGTCCAGCAGCAGACGGATGGGCTCAGGCTGGCCGGGTATCACATCCGGGTCTCCTTCTGCGCTCCCGGGCCTCCAGGGCGGAGCATGCTGGCAGCTCTGATAGCAGCACAGGCCACG gcacTCAATCGGGGTAAAGGTCTCCTCCCGGACCCCAATATCCTTCAGATTCTGAACAGCCTGGGGACCTCTGCTTCCTTACAGCTTCTGCTGAATCCGCTGGTTCACGGAGCCATGGGAGGGAAACAAG GTATTCTCGGTGCAGCTCCTGCCGTGCCTCTTCTGACCAGCCCCGTGCTTTCCACAGCGCTTCTGCAGCTGGCCCTGCAGGGccagactcaaccacaacag AATGCATTGCCCTGGGGGGGGCCGAGCCTGGACCCAGCTCCTGCAGGACAAGGAAAGCCA AAGCCTGGGATTTTGGGGGAGTCTCCTCGTGGCTCGCTGCAGCAGAATGCTCTAGGATTATCAAACCCGCCCGGGCCGCAGCCCAGGCAAAAAATGATGGGAGAACTTCCTTCCG TCGGCTGTCTGCCTTCGGATATCCCACAGGGGAGCCTGGCGGGGCCTCTGCACTCTTTTCAGGGGCAGCTGGGCAGGGACCGGGAGAGCCCCAGGATGGGGGCTCCATCGCCCCACCACCTGCCTCCGCCGCCCATCCCCCAGCCGGCGCTGCAGGGCCTCCCCACCTCCGTCTTGGGCTCTCTGATCAGCGGTCTCCAGAAGCAGAAGAGGGTTGAAAGCGCGGCTGCCTTACCCGGGGTgagcagccctcctcctcctccccctcccctgacctggccaggagtgggagggaggggctcTGCCTGTCGCCAGGAGCAGATTGCTGAGTTGAAG GCATCTCTGCTGGGGGACCCGCCCAGGGACTTCAAAGTCCCCCACAGTCCCCTCCTGAATGTGCAAGGCTTCCGTCCCTCAGGAAACATGacag gtggTCCCAGCAATCCTCTGCCTTTTAAACAGAAACTGGGGGCTCTCGGCAACGCCTCCAGctcccggctgcctccagcccctctGTCAGAGCCTTCCCTCAGCCCCCTGGGGTTCCGCCCGGACAGCTTGTCTTTTGATTATCAGCAG GAGGTCACACATCGCATGTACCCGCACAGCAGAGAGCGAGCCTCCTCTTCCCTCGGAGGCCTGGGGCACAGCCGGCACAAG ATCCCGTCTCCCCCCTCCGGCTTCAGTGAGCGGAGCAGCGCGGGACATCCCGGGGCCCCTTACTTCTCCGGCTCCCCGTCCTCCTACTTCACCAGCGGCGTGCAGGCAGGGCTCCAGCAGAGCAACCTCAGCAAG GCTTTGAGGATGTCTCCCGGGGACCCCGGAGCTGGCGTTTTGGGTCTGGGATACTCCAGTCCCTCATCCAGTAACCTGCTGAAG ACGCCGATCGGAGGGCAGAAACGCAGCTTCTCGCACCTCATCCCCTCCCCGGAGCCCAGCCCCGAGGGGGGCTACGTGGGGCAGCACTCCCAGGGCCTGGGGGGCCATTATGCAGACTCCTACCTGAAGCGCAAGAGGATTTTTTAA
- the RAVER1 gene encoding ribonucleoprotein PTB-binding 1 isoform X2 has protein sequence MAAAAATGSMWGSGGGSRSPPEEEEEEEEEEEEEEEDVGVQRQRRAEEELAPLRPQDIEARLERTRREFFNRRKILLKNLPADVTNQDVHDMLRDYELKYCFVDKYKGTAFVTLLNGEQAESAIQEFHQSILRDKEISVQLQPTDALLCIANLPQAYTQQQLEELVRPFGNLERCFLVYSEQTGHPKGYGFVEYMKKDSAARAKSDLLGKQLGTRTLYVHWTDVNQLTYDLIHSKCLCVEKLPHGYSDVAELREIFSAICPPIFCQLAYGQDGQFKGFAILEYESSEIAEMVQQQTDGLRLAGYHIRVSFCAPGPPGRSMLAALIAAQATALNRGKGLLPDPNILQILNSLGTSASLQLLLNPLVHGAMGGKQGILGAAPAVPLLTSPVLSTALLQLALQGQTQPQQKPGILGESPRGSLQQNALGLSNPPGPQPRQKMMGELPSVGCLPSDIPQGSLAGPLHSFQGQLGRDRESPRMGAPSPHHLPPPPIPQPALQGLPTSVLGSLISGLQKQKRVESAAALPGVSSPPPPPPPLTWPGVGGRGSACRQEQIAELKASLLGDPPRDFKVPHSPLLNVQGFRPSGNMTGGPSNPLPFKQKLGALGNASSSRLPPAPLSEPSLSPLGFRPDSLSFDYQQEVTHRMYPHSRERASSSLGGLGHSRHKIPSPPSGFSERSSAGHPGAPYFSGSPSSYFTSGVQAGLQQSNLSKALRMSPGDPGAGVLGLGYSSPSSSNLLKTPIGGQKRSFSHLIPSPEPSPEGGYVGQHSQGLGGHYADSYLKRKRIF, from the exons ATGGCGGCGGCGGCTGCTACGGGGTCGATGTGGGGCAGCGGCGGCGGGTCTCGGAGTCCCccggaggaagaggaagaagaagaggaggaggaggaagaggaagaagaggacgTGGGAGTCCAGCGGCAGCGGCGGGCGGAGGAGGAACTGGCGCCCCTGAGGCCGCAGGACATCGAGGCCCGGCTGGAGCGCACCCGCCGCGAGTTCTTCAACCGTCGCAAGATCCTCCTGAAGAACCTGCCCGCCGACGTCACCAACCAG GATGTTCACGATATGCTGCGTGACTATGAGCTCAAATACTGTtttgtggacaagtacaaaggaACGG CCTTTGTGACATTGCTGAATGGGGAGCAAGCGGAGTCTGCTATCCAGGAGTTCCACCAGAGCATCCTGCGGGACAAGGAGATCTCGGTGCAGCTGCAGCCCACAGACGCCCTCCTCTGCATTGCCAACTTGCCCCAGGCCTACACGCAGCAGCAGTTGGAGGAGTTGGTCCGGCCCTTCGGCAACTTGGAGCGCTGCTTCCTGGTGTACAGCGAGCAGACGGGCCACCCAAAGGGCTACGGCTTCGTGGAGTACATGAAGAAGGACTCCGCCGCCCGGGCCAAGTCGGATCTGCTGGGCAAGCAACTGGGCACACGGACTCTGTATGTCCACTGGACGGATGTCAACCAGCTGACCTATGACCTCATCCACTCCAAGTGCCTGTGTGTGGAGAAATTGCCCCACGGTTACAGCGACGTGGCGGAGCTCAGGGAGATTTTCTCGGCCATCTGTCCACCCATTTTCTGTCAG CTGGCTTACGGCCAGGATGGGCAGTTTAAAGGATTTGCCATTCTGGAGTACGAGTCTTCGGAGATAGCAGAAATGGTCCAGCAGCAGACGGATGGGCTCAGGCTGGCCGGGTATCACATCCGGGTCTCCTTCTGCGCTCCCGGGCCTCCAGGGCGGAGCATGCTGGCAGCTCTGATAGCAGCACAGGCCACG gcacTCAATCGGGGTAAAGGTCTCCTCCCGGACCCCAATATCCTTCAGATTCTGAACAGCCTGGGGACCTCTGCTTCCTTACAGCTTCTGCTGAATCCGCTGGTTCACGGAGCCATGGGAGGGAAACAAG GTATTCTCGGTGCAGCTCCTGCCGTGCCTCTTCTGACCAGCCCCGTGCTTTCCACAGCGCTTCTGCAGCTGGCCCTGCAGGGccagactcaaccacaacag AAGCCTGGGATTTTGGGGGAGTCTCCTCGTGGCTCGCTGCAGCAGAATGCTCTAGGATTATCAAACCCGCCCGGGCCGCAGCCCAGGCAAAAAATGATGGGAGAACTTCCTTCCG TCGGCTGTCTGCCTTCGGATATCCCACAGGGGAGCCTGGCGGGGCCTCTGCACTCTTTTCAGGGGCAGCTGGGCAGGGACCGGGAGAGCCCCAGGATGGGGGCTCCATCGCCCCACCACCTGCCTCCGCCGCCCATCCCCCAGCCGGCGCTGCAGGGCCTCCCCACCTCCGTCTTGGGCTCTCTGATCAGCGGTCTCCAGAAGCAGAAGAGGGTTGAAAGCGCGGCTGCCTTACCCGGGGTgagcagccctcctcctcctccccctcccctgacctggccaggagtgggagggaggggctcTGCCTGTCGCCAGGAGCAGATTGCTGAGTTGAAG GCATCTCTGCTGGGGGACCCGCCCAGGGACTTCAAAGTCCCCCACAGTCCCCTCCTGAATGTGCAAGGCTTCCGTCCCTCAGGAAACATGacag gtggTCCCAGCAATCCTCTGCCTTTTAAACAGAAACTGGGGGCTCTCGGCAACGCCTCCAGctcccggctgcctccagcccctctGTCAGAGCCTTCCCTCAGCCCCCTGGGGTTCCGCCCGGACAGCTTGTCTTTTGATTATCAGCAG GAGGTCACACATCGCATGTACCCGCACAGCAGAGAGCGAGCCTCCTCTTCCCTCGGAGGCCTGGGGCACAGCCGGCACAAG ATCCCGTCTCCCCCCTCCGGCTTCAGTGAGCGGAGCAGCGCGGGACATCCCGGGGCCCCTTACTTCTCCGGCTCCCCGTCCTCCTACTTCACCAGCGGCGTGCAGGCAGGGCTCCAGCAGAGCAACCTCAGCAAG GCTTTGAGGATGTCTCCCGGGGACCCCGGAGCTGGCGTTTTGGGTCTGGGATACTCCAGTCCCTCATCCAGTAACCTGCTGAAG ACGCCGATCGGAGGGCAGAAACGCAGCTTCTCGCACCTCATCCCCTCCCCGGAGCCCAGCCCCGAGGGGGGCTACGTGGGGCAGCACTCCCAGGGCCTGGGGGGCCATTATGCAGACTCCTACCTGAAGCGCAAGAGGATTTTTTAA
- the RAVER1 gene encoding ribonucleoprotein PTB-binding 1 isoform X3, with protein MAAAAATGSMWGSGGGSRSPPEEEEEEEEEEEEEEEDVGVQRQRRAEEELAPLRPQDIEARLERTRREFFNRRKILLKNLPADVTNQDVHDMLRDYELKYCFVDKYKGTAFVTLLNGEQAESAIQEFHQSILRDKEISVQLQPTDALLCIANLPQAYTQQQLEELVRPFGNLERCFLVYSEQTGHPKGYGFVEYMKKDSAARAKSDLLGKQLGTRTLYVHWTDVNQLTYDLIHSKCLCVEKLPHGYSDVAELREIFSAICPPIFCQLAYGQDGQFKGFAILEYESSEIAEMVQQQTDGLRLAGYHIRVSFCAPGPPGRSMLAALIAAQATALNRGKGLLPDPNILQILNSLGTSASLQLLLNPLVHGAMGGKQGILGAAPAVPLLTSPVLSTALLQLALQGQTQPQQNALPWGGPSLDPAPAGQGKPKPGILGESPRGSLQQNALGLSNPPGPQPRQKMMGELPSVGCLPSDIPQGSLAGPLHSFQGQLGRDRESPRMGAPSPHHLPPPPIPQPALQGLPTSVLGSLISGLQKQKRVESAAALPGASLLGDPPRDFKVPHSPLLNVQGFRPSGNMTGGPSNPLPFKQKLGALGNASSSRLPPAPLSEPSLSPLGFRPDSLSFDYQQEVTHRMYPHSRERASSSLGGLGHSRHKIPSPPSGFSERSSAGHPGAPYFSGSPSSYFTSGVQAGLQQSNLSKALRMSPGDPGAGVLGLGYSSPSSSNLLKTPIGGQKRSFSHLIPSPEPSPEGGYVGQHSQGLGGHYADSYLKRKRIF; from the exons ATGGCGGCGGCGGCTGCTACGGGGTCGATGTGGGGCAGCGGCGGCGGGTCTCGGAGTCCCccggaggaagaggaagaagaagaggaggaggaggaagaggaagaagaggacgTGGGAGTCCAGCGGCAGCGGCGGGCGGAGGAGGAACTGGCGCCCCTGAGGCCGCAGGACATCGAGGCCCGGCTGGAGCGCACCCGCCGCGAGTTCTTCAACCGTCGCAAGATCCTCCTGAAGAACCTGCCCGCCGACGTCACCAACCAG GATGTTCACGATATGCTGCGTGACTATGAGCTCAAATACTGTtttgtggacaagtacaaaggaACGG CCTTTGTGACATTGCTGAATGGGGAGCAAGCGGAGTCTGCTATCCAGGAGTTCCACCAGAGCATCCTGCGGGACAAGGAGATCTCGGTGCAGCTGCAGCCCACAGACGCCCTCCTCTGCATTGCCAACTTGCCCCAGGCCTACACGCAGCAGCAGTTGGAGGAGTTGGTCCGGCCCTTCGGCAACTTGGAGCGCTGCTTCCTGGTGTACAGCGAGCAGACGGGCCACCCAAAGGGCTACGGCTTCGTGGAGTACATGAAGAAGGACTCCGCCGCCCGGGCCAAGTCGGATCTGCTGGGCAAGCAACTGGGCACACGGACTCTGTATGTCCACTGGACGGATGTCAACCAGCTGACCTATGACCTCATCCACTCCAAGTGCCTGTGTGTGGAGAAATTGCCCCACGGTTACAGCGACGTGGCGGAGCTCAGGGAGATTTTCTCGGCCATCTGTCCACCCATTTTCTGTCAG CTGGCTTACGGCCAGGATGGGCAGTTTAAAGGATTTGCCATTCTGGAGTACGAGTCTTCGGAGATAGCAGAAATGGTCCAGCAGCAGACGGATGGGCTCAGGCTGGCCGGGTATCACATCCGGGTCTCCTTCTGCGCTCCCGGGCCTCCAGGGCGGAGCATGCTGGCAGCTCTGATAGCAGCACAGGCCACG gcacTCAATCGGGGTAAAGGTCTCCTCCCGGACCCCAATATCCTTCAGATTCTGAACAGCCTGGGGACCTCTGCTTCCTTACAGCTTCTGCTGAATCCGCTGGTTCACGGAGCCATGGGAGGGAAACAAG GTATTCTCGGTGCAGCTCCTGCCGTGCCTCTTCTGACCAGCCCCGTGCTTTCCACAGCGCTTCTGCAGCTGGCCCTGCAGGGccagactcaaccacaacag AATGCATTGCCCTGGGGGGGGCCGAGCCTGGACCCAGCTCCTGCAGGACAAGGAAAGCCA AAGCCTGGGATTTTGGGGGAGTCTCCTCGTGGCTCGCTGCAGCAGAATGCTCTAGGATTATCAAACCCGCCCGGGCCGCAGCCCAGGCAAAAAATGATGGGAGAACTTCCTTCCG TCGGCTGTCTGCCTTCGGATATCCCACAGGGGAGCCTGGCGGGGCCTCTGCACTCTTTTCAGGGGCAGCTGGGCAGGGACCGGGAGAGCCCCAGGATGGGGGCTCCATCGCCCCACCACCTGCCTCCGCCGCCCATCCCCCAGCCGGCGCTGCAGGGCCTCCCCACCTCCGTCTTGGGCTCTCTGATCAGCGGTCTCCAGAAGCAGAAGAGGGTTGAAAGCGCGGCTGCCTTACCCGGG GCATCTCTGCTGGGGGACCCGCCCAGGGACTTCAAAGTCCCCCACAGTCCCCTCCTGAATGTGCAAGGCTTCCGTCCCTCAGGAAACATGacag gtggTCCCAGCAATCCTCTGCCTTTTAAACAGAAACTGGGGGCTCTCGGCAACGCCTCCAGctcccggctgcctccagcccctctGTCAGAGCCTTCCCTCAGCCCCCTGGGGTTCCGCCCGGACAGCTTGTCTTTTGATTATCAGCAG GAGGTCACACATCGCATGTACCCGCACAGCAGAGAGCGAGCCTCCTCTTCCCTCGGAGGCCTGGGGCACAGCCGGCACAAG ATCCCGTCTCCCCCCTCCGGCTTCAGTGAGCGGAGCAGCGCGGGACATCCCGGGGCCCCTTACTTCTCCGGCTCCCCGTCCTCCTACTTCACCAGCGGCGTGCAGGCAGGGCTCCAGCAGAGCAACCTCAGCAAG GCTTTGAGGATGTCTCCCGGGGACCCCGGAGCTGGCGTTTTGGGTCTGGGATACTCCAGTCCCTCATCCAGTAACCTGCTGAAG ACGCCGATCGGAGGGCAGAAACGCAGCTTCTCGCACCTCATCCCCTCCCCGGAGCCCAGCCCCGAGGGGGGCTACGTGGGGCAGCACTCCCAGGGCCTGGGGGGCCATTATGCAGACTCCTACCTGAAGCGCAAGAGGATTTTTTAA